A stretch of Aspergillus nidulans FGSC A4 chromosome VI DNA encodes these proteins:
- a CDS encoding uncharacterized protein (transcript_id=CADANIAT00009687), translating into MGCGSNPVLQKERKVTLGPPDLQDLTPAILREFSSSTETLSTRQDDIEWCTARTIEAQDQDKFYRCFNKRAGRGVPV; encoded by the coding sequence GTGGATCGAACCCTGTACTGCAAAAAGAGCGGAAAGTTACCTTGGGACCCCCAGACTTACAGGATTTGACTCCTGCGATATTACGAGAATTTTCAAGCTCAACTGAGACACTCAGCACACGGCAAGACGATATCGAGTGGTGCACAGCCAGAACAATTGAGGCACAGGATCAAGACAAGTTCTACCGGTGTTTCAACAAGAGAGCCGGTAGAGGTGTGCCAGTCTGA